From the genome of Triticum aestivum cultivar Chinese Spring chromosome 1A, IWGSC CS RefSeq v2.1, whole genome shotgun sequence:
GAGCAAGTCAATAGGTTAAACAAGACATTATATGCCTAATTATAGTATTTCACAGAATTACACACAAAATGCTGCATTGAGCATGACTTAAAACAAAGACTAACGTGTGTGGCAGAGCTAGCATACACCATTTATCATGGCTACTAGTGGGGGAAACAACACGAAACAAAAGAACTAGGACAGTGCATTATTCCAAATTATGTCAGGAACCTATGAAACTACAAGTTTGCAACTTCTCATCCCTAAAAAGTTCTAACAGGTTACAACCAGATCTTGATTGCAGCGACCCACAAGGCCGCAAAAAAGATGCAATTTTGAAGCTACAAATATCAATCATACTTTACAGGTGGAAATACTTTAATTAATGTACAAGTACTCGTCAACTGGAATTAAAAATGTCAATTAGAGAGGATCCCTGTGACCACTAACATAAACAAAGTGGCAAAAAGAACTTCCATGTGGACTACAGCAAAACGATAAAATTGAGACATGATATTATGATATAGCTAGGACGTTACAACTTAAATTTAGAAGAACCTTGAATGTTACAAATTCAAAAACATCAAGAGTCACATGAAAACAATGATAGGTTGTGGTCGTGTCACCTTCACTCTGACAAGGAATGGCCTTGCCTCTTGGAACGTTACCCTTATTATACCCAATCCACCTACCCCCAATCATGAAAGGTATTTTTTATGATCCTTTATCCCAAATAGTAGATTACTACAAGATCACATGCTTAAGATGTAATTTCTGATAAAGAGTGCCAACACACACCCTAAATATGTTGTTTTGCTGATGATCCACTGAGCCTTGCAAATAATAAATTGGTAAAAGAAAAATTCACGTGGTCAAGACAAAACACAAGGTTCAGCTATAGAATGTAACCAGGTCATGTTTCACTAGTGTCTCACAAAGCATACAGAAGAAACTACTAATGCTACAAACAGGGTGATCTAGCATGTTATCCAACCAAGCCACCCACGCAAGACACACCCATGCGGAAACAGAGTTGAGAACTCACTCTCCACGGTGCCAAACCGGATGGCAAACATCTCATCCTTAAGCTCTCCGTCAGCAAAGTCTGCCGCGTGCCAGACACAGGACTTGTCGCTGCCGGCGTGTTCCTGCATCTTCGTGGTCGAGATCACTGCACACACAGAGGATCAAGGCCATAACCGTCAGATGAGATCCTGTGATGAATCTACTTGAAGCAGCTGAGAGATCGGAAATAAAGGAGCAAAATCTGAGGAAACAACTGCAAACCTAGGTGGTTGGCGCAGATCTTAAGCGTCTTGGCCTGGCGCATAACAAGGCGGACCTTGCCGTTCTCCTTATGCTTGAGCAGCTTGACGGTGCCCGTGCCCCTCTCCTTCCACTGGTTCCCGTCCTTGTCGAACCTGTATAGCTTCGCCTTCCTGCGCACCGCCGCACGAACCCGTCCCAAAATCAGCGCCAGATCGAGCCGAACGAGCAAACCTAGGGGGAACGCGGGGGGGCTTACATGTCGAGGAGAGAGTCCTCGTCCTCCTCGCCGGTGGTGACGGCGACCTCCTCGAGCCGCACGATGGGGGCGACCTGGGCACCggtgtcctcctcctcgccggcggcggccgcggcggcggagtcCTCGCCTTCCTCCTCCGCGACGGGGCGCTCCACGACGGGCTCCTTGTCCGCCATCGGAAGGGTTGGGCGGCGGCGCGCTTGTTACTTCCGAGTcgacgcggcggcgagaggggGGGACGAAGGGAGACGCCTAGGGAAGTATTGGGAGGTCGGTCGAGAGGAGGGGGGCGGCCGTAAAAGGGCAGTGCGCTAGGGTTTTTGTGTACCACGGAGGGAGAGGCGCCGCCACATAAGTGGGGCCCGCTGGAAGCGTAATGGGCGAGGCCCTGGCGTAGGGTCACCGTCTGAACTGCGTGTTAGCAACGCCACTACCGATTAGCAACGGCGTCAGTTTTTCTTCCAacaatttttctctttttttttcattaAAAATAGCTTTTCTTTGTCCCTTTTCTTTCGTGACTTTTTAAATTTTGAACAAATTATTTGTTACTAGTTCATACCCTCACCCTATGAAGGCTCTTAGAGACTGAGTTCCTCTTAAGATTAACAAAGTTGCCATAAACGCCTTTGAAGTTGACGGAAATGTCTCATCGTACCAAATGCACATCACCGGAATAATTGAAATAAATTCTGGGAAAT
Proteins encoded in this window:
- the LOC123052691 gene encoding ran-binding protein 1 homolog c, translated to MADKEPVVERPVAEEEGEDSAAAAAAGEEEDTGAQVAPIVRLEEVAVTTGEEDEDSLLDMKAKLYRFDKDGNQWKERGTGTVKLLKHKENGKVRLVMRQAKTLKICANHLVISTTKMQEHAGSDKSCVWHAADFADGELKDEMFAIRFGTVENCKKFKDLVDEIAESLAKNEGGESEEGSSAAGLLEKLSVSESKPEESAAKEESTDASKETETKAATAPSE